The Arachis ipaensis cultivar K30076 chromosome B07, Araip1.1, whole genome shotgun sequence genome includes a window with the following:
- the LOC110264961 gene encoding uncharacterized protein LOC110264961 — protein MVGDPKELPATILSNVASKYLYECSMFERLQRAGHPVIMLTEQLTWSNVSIQAEGLPWCRFPFLAKFSCEKRSDEEEATAAERASEVNFADEISGINIGPPSPTSSINY, from the exons ATG GTTGGTGACCCAAAGGAACTTCCTGCAACTATCCTCTCAAATGTTGCGAGTAAATATCTTTACGAGTGCAGCATGTTTGAACGTTTACAAAGGGCAGGGCATCCTGTTATCATGCTTACTGAGCAG TTAACATGGTCAAATGTATCTATTCAAGCTGAAGGCTTGCCATGGTGCAGATTTCCTTTCCTG GCAAAGTTTTCTTGTgagaaaagaagtgatgaagaagaagcaacagcAGCAGAAAGAGCAAGTGAAGTGAATTTTGCAGATGAGATAAGTGGAATTAACATAGGACCTCCTTCACCAACTTCATCTATTAATTATTAG